The following proteins come from a genomic window of Venturia canescens isolate UGA chromosome 4, ASM1945775v1, whole genome shotgun sequence:
- the pkaap gene encoding A-kinase anchor protein 10, mitochondrial isoform X1, producing the protein MLQFFKKSGQRDKARSNSGVLSASPKNPTGKNARYSNSTTAQAGTICSLEEEEEESFESNVMDDRTYFCSRLSKTLGEILADKGALGYFIQFMDRRGSLALIKFWMEVECTCGPCVTDDNTTLYPDSKNYKLRSTELLNKDFSQFGQDQFNVDVVNSNETDPNVNQVMKNSRRISLRQPVSTIKQDAFRIYNKYITNDSSLANGISDQVKDDIEKSLKCDNIQPLISCLKTVQASVYKTLEDEYVNDFLRSEFHCKHQIDVLTSGDVKLSDILYNETAFFYFMEFMELENKRELLDFWMTAVNYKQNLLEKNVSLDPSEAQTDALIIYDKYFSLQATMPLGFSDKIRFQVEQNICREGGDGPQPDCFDHPCIIVYNFLSKHYLPAFLSSQLYYKYLSELIGTIQSSACTGLQQTRVRRAGSDCSSEISSFSTQETNMSGHIETNRTDNENTRNNNGSMSIDTRQLYDPDSLWKRAKSTLSVGYVDDMGRFVTEIEPDPRRKYESRLTRAVKRFIHVEQDKAKEELAWKIAEMIVREITSLTLGDRDVST; encoded by the exons ATGCTTCAATTCTTTAAGAAATCCG GCCAAAGAGACAAAGCCAGATCGAATTCAGGTGTTTTATCAGCCAGTCCTAAAAATCCAACAGGAAAAAATGCACGATATTCCAATTCGACGACTGCTCAGGCAGGCACGATTTGTAGCctcgaggaggaagaggaggagagtTTTGAGTCCAACGTAATGGACGATCGGACTTATTTCTGTTCTCGACTTTCCAAAACACTCGGGGAGATCCTTGCGGATAAAGGTGCTCTCGGTTATTTCATACAGTTTATGGACAGACGTGGCTCACTAGCACTTATCAAATTTTGGATGGAGGTAGAATGCACTTGTGGCCCGTGTGTCACTGACGACAACACAACCCTCTATCCAgactcaaaaaattacaaattgcGGTCCACTGAGCTTCTCAATAAAGATTTTTCCCAATTTGGTCAAGATCAATTTAACGTTGATGTTGTAAATAGTAACGAGACAGATCCAAATGTCAACCAGGTTATGAAAAACAGCCGACGCATAAGTCTTAGACAACCAGTATCAACTATCAAACAAGATGCGTTCagaatttataataaatatatcacCAATGATTCTTCGCTTGCAAATGGTATATCCGACCAAGTCAaagatgacatagaaaaatctCTCAAGTGCGACAACATCCAACCACTCATCAGTTGTTTGAAAACTGTACAAGCAAGTGTTTATAAAACACTTGAGGACGA GTAcgtgaatgattttttgaggAGCGAGTTCCATTGTAAACATCAAATTGATGTTCTAACAAGCGGCGACGTTAAACTCTCTGATATACTCTACAACGAAACTGCTTTCTTCTATTTCATGGAA ttcaTGGAACTTGAGAACAAACGAGAATTGTTGGATTTTTGGATGACAGCAGTTAACTATAAGCAAAATTTGTTAGAGAAAAATGTCAGCCTCGATCCCAGTGAGGCTCAAACTGATGCTCTCATTATTTATGACAA GTATTTTAGTCTTCAAGCAACGATGCCACTGGGGTTCTCAGATAAAATACGTTTCCAAGTTGAACAAAATATCTGTCGGGAAGGGGGCGACGGACCACAGCCGGACTGTTTCGATCATCCCTGCATTATTGTATATAATTTCCTCAGTAAG CACTACCTGCCTGCATTCTTATCTTCCCAGTTGTATTATAAATACTTATCTGAACTCATCGGGACCATTCAGAGTAGCGCTTGTACTGGTCTTCAACAAACGCGTGTAAGGAGAGCCG GTTCCGATTGTAGCAGCGAAATAAGCTCGTTCAGTACCCAGGAAACGAACATGAGCGGACACATTGAAACGAACCGAACCGACAatgaaaatacaagaaataataatGGGAGCATGAGCATAGATACCAGACAATTGTACGATCCAGATTCACTTTGGAAAAGAGCAAAGAGCAC gctTAGTGTCGGTTACGTTGATGATATGGGAAGATTCGTCACAGAAATCGAGCCAGATCCGCGAAGAAAATACG agTCTCGACTGACGCGTGCGGTTAAACGTTTTATACACGTCGAACAAGATAAG GCAAAAGAAGAATTGGCGTGGAAAATAGCGGAGATGATAGTACGCGAGATAACATCTCTGACGCTGGGTGATCGTGACGTTTCGACGTGA
- the pkaap gene encoding A-kinase anchor protein 10, mitochondrial isoform X2, producing the protein MDDRTYFCSRLSKTLGEILADKGALGYFIQFMDRRGSLALIKFWMEVECTCGPCVTDDNTTLYPDSKNYKLRSTELLNKDFSQFGQDQFNVDVVNSNETDPNVNQVMKNSRRISLRQPVSTIKQDAFRIYNKYITNDSSLANGISDQVKDDIEKSLKCDNIQPLISCLKTVQASVYKTLEDEYVNDFLRSEFHCKHQIDVLTSGDVKLSDILYNETAFFYFMEFMELENKRELLDFWMTAVNYKQNLLEKNVSLDPSEAQTDALIIYDKYFSLQATMPLGFSDKIRFQVEQNICREGGDGPQPDCFDHPCIIVYNFLSKHYLPAFLSSQLYYKYLSELIGTIQSSACTGLQQTRVRRAGSDCSSEISSFSTQETNMSGHIETNRTDNENTRNNNGSMSIDTRQLYDPDSLWKRAKSTLSVGYVDDMGRFVTEIEPDPRRKYESRLTRAVKRFIHVEQDKAKEELAWKIAEMIVREITSLTLGDRDVST; encoded by the exons ATGGACGATCGGACTTATTTCTGTTCTCGACTTTCCAAAACACTCGGGGAGATCCTTGCGGATAAAGGTGCTCTCGGTTATTTCATACAGTTTATGGACAGACGTGGCTCACTAGCACTTATCAAATTTTGGATGGAGGTAGAATGCACTTGTGGCCCGTGTGTCACTGACGACAACACAACCCTCTATCCAgactcaaaaaattacaaattgcGGTCCACTGAGCTTCTCAATAAAGATTTTTCCCAATTTGGTCAAGATCAATTTAACGTTGATGTTGTAAATAGTAACGAGACAGATCCAAATGTCAACCAGGTTATGAAAAACAGCCGACGCATAAGTCTTAGACAACCAGTATCAACTATCAAACAAGATGCGTTCagaatttataataaatatatcacCAATGATTCTTCGCTTGCAAATGGTATATCCGACCAAGTCAaagatgacatagaaaaatctCTCAAGTGCGACAACATCCAACCACTCATCAGTTGTTTGAAAACTGTACAAGCAAGTGTTTATAAAACACTTGAGGACGA GTAcgtgaatgattttttgaggAGCGAGTTCCATTGTAAACATCAAATTGATGTTCTAACAAGCGGCGACGTTAAACTCTCTGATATACTCTACAACGAAACTGCTTTCTTCTATTTCATGGAA ttcaTGGAACTTGAGAACAAACGAGAATTGTTGGATTTTTGGATGACAGCAGTTAACTATAAGCAAAATTTGTTAGAGAAAAATGTCAGCCTCGATCCCAGTGAGGCTCAAACTGATGCTCTCATTATTTATGACAA GTATTTTAGTCTTCAAGCAACGATGCCACTGGGGTTCTCAGATAAAATACGTTTCCAAGTTGAACAAAATATCTGTCGGGAAGGGGGCGACGGACCACAGCCGGACTGTTTCGATCATCCCTGCATTATTGTATATAATTTCCTCAGTAAG CACTACCTGCCTGCATTCTTATCTTCCCAGTTGTATTATAAATACTTATCTGAACTCATCGGGACCATTCAGAGTAGCGCTTGTACTGGTCTTCAACAAACGCGTGTAAGGAGAGCCG GTTCCGATTGTAGCAGCGAAATAAGCTCGTTCAGTACCCAGGAAACGAACATGAGCGGACACATTGAAACGAACCGAACCGACAatgaaaatacaagaaataataatGGGAGCATGAGCATAGATACCAGACAATTGTACGATCCAGATTCACTTTGGAAAAGAGCAAAGAGCAC gctTAGTGTCGGTTACGTTGATGATATGGGAAGATTCGTCACAGAAATCGAGCCAGATCCGCGAAGAAAATACG agTCTCGACTGACGCGTGCGGTTAAACGTTTTATACACGTCGAACAAGATAAG GCAAAAGAAGAATTGGCGTGGAAAATAGCGGAGATGATAGTACGCGAGATAACATCTCTGACGCTGGGTGATCGTGACGTTTCGACGTGA
- the LOC122408997 gene encoding G-protein coupled receptor 143-like, with the protein MADPTIQTFCCHHNNSTDMAVVIMQEFNTDTYNTVCMLSSAMGILGAIYQILPRQTSSWTHRCQNFSASRGKDIIISLAIADLFASLGVFVRSALWMNFKSIMPMEDDTSSVVFCALSSAWTQYFYMATWIWTLCYAYDMKLLLGERAGHPSYYHAIAWICPAVLTTFGLTILYIPDANCHNLTSLSTAILRILPNYCATYVLLAAVMIVNPALYVSSTRNLQDAVNCSLSQVTGRERKLVQTIKLKFALTNIVYYVCWVPNLINGILLWTLWFQLPIKVIITLWYIMAVTNPLQAFFNSLVYRRWGKREKLRTEWCLKKLGFNKIVKEDESSDFSESSPLLTPKYAYTPHTSINGSSSL; encoded by the exons ATGGCCGACCCTACAATACAAACGTTTTGTTGTCATCACAACAACAGTACTGACATGGCAGTAGTTATAATGCAAGAATTTAACACTGATACTTATAATACTGTTTGCATGCTCTCATCGGCAATGGGAATTCTCGGAGCTATATATCAg ATTCTTCCTCGGCAAACTTCCTCATGGACTCATCGGTGCCAAAATTTTTCAGCCTCCAGAGGAAAAGacattattattagtttagcTATAGCAGATCTCTTTGCTTCATtgg GAGTTTTTGTCAGATCGGCACTGTGGATGAACTTTAAGAGCATCATGCCCATGGAGGATGATACTTCGAGCGTTGTATTTTGTGCCCTTTCAtcg GCTTGGACGCAATACTTCTACATGGCCACATGGATTTGGACTCTTTGCTACGCATATGACATGAAACTTCTGCTTGGTGAACGAGCTGGACATCCATCTTATTATCACGCTATCGCTTGGATCTGTCCTGCTGTACTCACTACTTTTGGCTTAACCATTTTGTACATTCCTGATGCGAA ttGTCACAACTTGACATCCCTGTCAACAGCAATATTGCGGATACTGCCAAACTACTGTGCTACGTACGTTTTACTGGCAGCTGTAATGATTGTAAATCCTGCGCTGTACGTCTCGTCTACGAGGAATTTACAAGACGCTGTCAACTGCAGTCTCTCTCAAGTTACCGGACGCGAGAGGAAACTTGTCCAAACAATTAAACTCAAATTCGCTCTTACCAATATCGTCTATTACGTCTGTTGGGTACCAAATTTAATAAATGGTATTCTTTTGTGGACCTTGTGGTTCCAATTACCAATCAAAGTAATCATTACTTTGTGGTATATTATG GCAGTGACCAATCCACTCCAAGCATTCTTCAATTCTCTCGTTTACCGTCGGTGGggtaaacgagaaaaattaCGTACGGAATGGTGTCTCAAGAAATTGGGATTCAACAAAATAGTAAAAGAAGACGAGAGTAGTGATTTTTCGGAATCTTCCCCGTTATTGACGCCAAAGTATGCTTACACGCCACACACGAGCATAAACGGTTCGTCGTCTCTCTGA